In the genome of Raphanus sativus cultivar WK10039 chromosome 9, ASM80110v3, whole genome shotgun sequence, the window ggagcgaggaattctacgaggcgatgaacgagccttagtttttttagtttttttagtttttttttcggtttatgtattataaaatccaaaacttaattatatataaaatattttgttgcttttgaattttatttaaaatttatttataaatccaatatttgaatacttttattttgttaaattaataattattatatttatcaaataatattttattaattcgaaaaatggaagtctacgagttatttacgacgaaaaggtttccgaggaatttacgaggaaatgctttcgaggtttttacgaggaaagtctttcgaggtctttacgaggaaaagctttcgaggtttttacgaggaaaacctttcaacgattctacatcgattttacgaggaaatcctttcaaggatattacatcgaatttacgaggatatgatttcaaggatcttacgtgtaaCTAACGACGCGTGTTTCGCGTGGTTTGTACGAGGAAACTCGgcgagtgatttacgaggaaatggggcgaggaacttacgacgaaatattaacttcgtctttacgaggaaataaaaaacTCGCTATtctacgaggaaatggcgacgaatcctttgttacgacggacgataaacgacgaaagacttttcctcgttaattcctcgtaaacatccttttacgaggaattaacgaggaaaatggccctcgttaattatttgttttcttgtagtgtcacCCTTGATTACGGCCAAATTTATAAGAGATGGAGGGACCAAGTCCAGCTTTATATCAATCTCCAAGATGCATCTACAAAAGTTCAAcatttctatataaaaaaagagaaaaccaTTTCAAAATGTGATCATTCACTCACACTACTCACCTTAAGTAACTCTTTTCTGGAGACACCTTTTGTATAGCAACTCCACCTACTAAATCAACCTTCACAGCATCCGCTGCTTCATATACACCATTCTTTTCGAAGTTCTCTACTTCTGGTGCTGAGATTGTCGAGCGCGGGGTGATTGTGCTAAACATAACATGGTATatcttttttggtttatatagtTGGTCACGAACGCTGATCGGTGATGTGATTACAGACAGTGTCATATTTTTTCGTATATTGTTTCTCCGGATTTATTTGTATAGATTGCATCCAAATATTTTGTAGAAACTCACAAATTTGTATTCGGAAACTGAAAACAGATAAACGCATATTTCAACTggtttttatttcaaaaaaaaaaaaattgtgctCACAGGATTTACAATACCAAGTTGATCCATATAATTCAATATGATCAATGGGTCTTTAGTAATAAATACATTAAGTTCAGCATACATTGTATGAGGAGCCTCCACTTGTCAAAGAGGCTTTCTTCGCTTCTGCACCTTATTTATTAATCAACCTCTAAACAGCTCTCTCGACCTTTCCTCTTTCTACTTCACTTTCCAGCTGACTCCCTATTTCCCAAACACGTACTATGTATGCTGGGTTTACCTTCTGCTCGCTTTGGAAAGGTATACAAATCAGTGGAACTCCTTTCACATTGCTCCAGAAGCCTCCCACTGCAGGATGTCTTAGTACTTCTATTTTCTGTGCACATTTCACAATATATCATCTTTCTGAGACAATTGTACTGACTTCATTTGGCAATGTCTCTATCCCGGCTGATCCAAGGATAGAGCCTGGTGGAACGACCCATAGAAAAGGTTGGTTATTACACATCCCCCAAGCCATCTCCACATCTTCCTTGCTTTCCATTTGAGCTACAATTCTCACACTTAGTATTTTTAAAGTCTATCAATGACTGACCTCGATTTCACATggagaattttttatttattttaatactgACCTGGTCGCTGGATCTATACAGATAGGTATGAGGATCACCAATTGTCACAAGTTCTTTCTTTTCAATGCCCCAAGGTTTCAACACGTGTAAGAACCTCTCTCGCTGCACCCAAGCTAGGTGTTGTTTCAATGGCGGGGATGGTGGTGTCAATGTAGAACTTGGTCCTGAGAGGAGTTCAGATGGAGGTTACCTGAAAAAGAGTAAGTGTTGTCTTAGTTTAGGTTACAAATGAGGAATATGTGCTGAGAGGACTATATTTTGAGCAGAAGATTTAAcataaatactagattttgacccgcgctttcaaagcgcgggtttatgtttggtgaaaattttatataatcatatttatataatctgtcttgtatatgcatttatataacccgtctcatatatgtgttttatatccgggtttatgttcggttaaaactatattgtacatgtatttttaggtttttaattttgaattagatattttaaatataaatcaatataacagttttatagttttgatcggtgttttgaaacccgactcggacctgcggttgaacgaattaccggtttgtaacccggtatttttaatattgtgattttttctaatgataagacaaattcggtgatcataagttggaaatttgtttaaaatatatttatatttttcaaaatcgttctaaatgataatgattgttgtcaaaattaataattttagaattagaaaaccggtggttaataatagtatcaaacatggaaataatcgatgcagtatcaaacaaagaaataatcgcaggccgaaattaaattaggaaaccggtgattaatgacaaaccaaaaaataattaagaagaaactgGCGCAGAATGTccagaatacccttaatgaatacaaaagaaagattCTTTGATAagggtaaaaagagtaaaaatccaaaacatgcttgtactttaatagtatagatatactcaaagtcaaaattaaatatatactcAAAGTcaaaatttgtttaatttttttttaattatgacgAATAAGGGAATAAGTGAAAATCAAAGCTACAAAATGTTTGATGAGGGCTGAGGGGTCAATGAGAAAACAGACCATAGATCGATTAGTTGCGGTGACGTTGTAAAGAGCGGAACCTTGGACACCTTATTTGGCATACAACatctacaaaagaaaaaaaaatctcagacGCGTATATAAATGTAAGTGATTGTTTTTCTGTAGACTTGTGAAGCAAAATATGGACCAATGCCGTTCTAAATTAGTTTTTGCTAAACCTTAGAGGTGGTCGAGCTCTCTCAGCATGAACTTCTGAAGGTAAATGACAGGGGCAGCGGTAAGGACTTCATGAACAGTGGTGGGGGGATGAAACAGATAACAAAAGGATGATCCGTAATCTTGTATATATTTGTGCATCGCTCGACGTCAAACCGATCAACTTTGATGATCTTACCGGTTCGTAGAGAAGCACCGTACTGATGGCATGAGCAGCAGGGATAAACCCATGAAAAAAGGAATTCTGCACAGCCATAGATGAGGGTCAAGTCGTTAGAAGATCACAAACAACATAAAAGAGTTTTttggttattatattttttcagtCTGAGATCAAGAAACTGTTAGGAAAATCAATGATTTTTGTTTCCATTATGAAAGCAAAACATGACTGAAACCATAGAATAACAGAGATATACATATTAACTTCCCCACTCACCTTGTGTACATGGTGAAGAATGCAGCTCTCATGAGGTACAAAGTCCATAGCAGCTTCTAACTCACAAGCTGAATACAAAATAAAGAAGTTCGTTAAAAATGGTTCACAATCAGTGCTGCATCACAGAACCAGATTAAACTATATGTAGGTCGCTTACTGAAACACAAATTCTGCATCAAATATTTCCAATCACGTATAGAAACCAAATCATAAGCGGCTTTTTATCTAAACTTAACATCCTGCAATCTAAAGGATTCCATCAGCACACCAAAGGCTTCAGCTTTTTAATACATGACTTAAACTGTCAAGGAATCATGCTTATATACTTTTTCTTAATCATGCTACCCCACAGTGAATTGGAACTTTGTTTTGCTAAGACAATTGTAACAATTGACAAACGACCgagcagatttttttttttttctttggttcatGAACAGATCAGACGAAGGGGATTTCATCAAATCAAAACTCTCATCACAAAACAATCACTACACAGAAGCGTGTTTTTTTCTGTCAATGATTCAAACGTGTATTCAATGAGACAGagttatattaatcaaataagtAAAAGCAAAATAGAAGGTTAAAAATGTACCTGAGGGCGCTGAAGCTGATCTCCTTCTTTTCTATGAATCAGCAGCATcagcttctctcttcctcttctcatCAACATCATCTCAAGACCAATTAGGAGCCTTTCAGATTCGGTCTTCTTCAGCTCGCCTCAGGGAAGAATGTCGTTGAAGAAGAGAATAGAATAGCCGGAGCCGTTGATGAATGTGCAACCATCAGGGTTTTTTTAGCTTCTCTTTTGAGTATGGGTCAAGAGGGAAAACCCTCTGAAATATAAAATCCCAAAGGTGCTATTTATAAAGGATCCTAGATGAAGCAAACGCAAAAGATCTTTAGAAATCGGAAGGAGAAACCGAAGAGACACCATTAACTCCATGATTAAAGAGCATTAGGTGTGGGAAGAGGATTGATCGATTTTGAAAAGGATGAAGAACGAAGGTAAGAAGAGGAAGGGTCTCGCAAAAGAAAAACGGTAGGAAATGGTTGTGGGCTTTGGAAAATTATGAATGGACAAATGGCCTGTTGTAAAATCAGGAAGTCCAGATACACAAACTCTTGTCCGACGTGGCCACTTACCTCCACTGCTATTGGTCGATTAAATTAAGTGACGTGACTGTTCTCGTAGAGCTCCGTATCTTCCTTTTAGTAGTGTAATAATAATAGATTTCCATTTGAATCAATCAGAACGCTgcgttttaatgtttttatacgTTAAGGAAAACCTTTTGAAGCACTTTTTACTCGTTACTGGTTTGATTAGCCTTTTCAATGACCGTTTTAATTAAAACGCACCGTTTAGTTCTCTGTTTACTGTGTTTTTCTTTATGGGTAATGTAGTTTCTCTAATGGGGTATTGAATTCAAACTTATCTTCACAATTTTAATTGCTGAGCCGATGTGTCAATGTGGGTTCGTAGTGTAACGCTGATGATTTTGAACTGTTTATACGATGAAGGATACTTGGCTCTTGTATCACTTCTTATGCCTAGTAAATCATCTTGCATCTTCTGTGTTAATGATATTTTGATACTTGGCTCTTGTATCACTTATTTTTCGTCCGAGTAATCGTTTGTGTGTTGAAGATATTTTatctgttttgttttcattttttttgcaGGCTGCTGGCGCTTTGCCCATTAAAATTGTTTGAGTCTTACATGTGGACTGTTTGAGTTCCTGTCAGTTTCTTTCCAACATTTTTTTCCGTTTGTTTAGTAATACTTGTCTTGGTAGTCTAAGTTTGTCACCACCATTTCTTTCATGATTTCATCTATTCTTCcctttttttctaattataaagtatatatcACAGATAGTGTTTCAAATCATTGGTCCTCTCTGTGTTCCTTAAAACAAGCATTGAATACTGTTGCCTATGTCTCATATCTGTTGAATTGGTGAATATTTCAGGAAAGAGGCCAAGAGACTTGTTGAATCCATCAATTGCAGATTCAAGATTTTGTTGTAACTCAATTGATGGTGTTCCGGAAAAAAACAGTGCCATGCCTTAGGTTGATCCCGTTCCCTTGAACTCTATATGGATCCGGAGGCATCATCCATAAGTTGGGGTGAAGGTAAAAAAAGTAGCGCTTATGTCCAAGGAGGATATTCCACCTAGCATCAGTAATTCAGACAAATCCTTTGttgagaatatatatttttcctgTTGCGTAAAGAAGAGACATTTGTAGGCCAGGTGAAATAAATGGAATGGATCATGCAGATACAAGATTCTTCTGTGCTGATCTGGTACTAACTGAAGATTCTCTCTCACTTGTTATCCTattgtattttgtaattttgtaaTCTCATTTTCTATCTCTGTGCACAGGTCTTTGTTGAAAGGAGGGGTTTTGATTCTTACAACATGGTTAAGTCAAGCTGCAAAGGAGGAAGAGCAAATAAGTGTCTTACTTCTAATCCTGAAGGTACTAGATTTATTTACTTGCCATTGTATTGTTGTAATGCAATCTCACTGTGTTGAAGTATAAATAATTGGCACTTAGAACGCAGGTTCTTTGTAATTGGTATCTTCTGAGAATATGTCAGCAATATTGCATTTGATGAATATGGTAAAACTGCTTGATTTGATAAAAACTGGTACACAAAATTCAAGCAGAATCTCATATAAGGAGGTTGAAGAAAGAGTTGAAGGTTCCAGGACTCCATCAACCAATCCTGGAATGGTGAGTTTTCTGTGATGCACACCCTCAAAGTCCACCTTGGACATTAATGAATTAATGAATCAGATGATAATTAATGTTTACTGATTTTCTTATTCTGTTTGTGAAGTAAGTTTTGTCATTCCATTTTTGCAGAGAGGGATTGGACATTAATGAATCAGATGTGATTTGGAATCCATTTTCAAGGCAAAACCACTTTGGTGGCCCTGCTGCTAGAATGAGTAAAGCTTCCTGTTTCTTCAATGCAATGGCAAGCATCAAACGAACAATCCCTCTCTCTACATACACCCATCAGCATGTAACTCACACACACAGAAAGACAAGAACAACCACCTATGCAACCTAGACTAGTTCATACACAGAAAGGGAACCATTAGGACAAATGGGTACAGCTACATCAGCTTCATGGAGGTGCCATGcagataaataaataactacTACACACCACAAGCAAATGGGATTGCGTCAGCTTCTTCTTCCAACCAAGGGAAGGGAACGAGCAGTAGTAATAATCCAGGATTTGAATCATCGAGTCCTGATCATAGCCTAAGTAGGAAACAGCAACAACACCGATATAGGAAAATATGATTCGTCTTCTCATAATTATTGGAACCAACCCAGAAGATGGCCTTGAAACGTTAATTATGATAAGACGTTGGTTCTTTCAATATCCGTTACTTATGTTCACACATTTAATTAGCATCAGAGATCATAAAcctttaaaaagaaagaaatgggATAAAGGTCAATTGCAATGTGTTAATTGGCCTCGGTTACTGAACCGGAACATCGGTGATTTGGTGAAGACGGTGAGAGCGTACTACATTCGCTACGACAAGATGGTGATGAATTAACCTACAAGTTTAATTCATCTAATTGCCAAAAGTGATTgacaaaagacaaaataaaagtTGGAAGACCAATTATTCAGCTAGTCTCTTGTAGTAAATGATTGAAGAACAATAAAAAAGATTGATGAATGAGAGAAGAGCCAAGCGATCAGATAATTGTAGTCTGAGTTTTGGTCGAcagaataaattaatatttccgAATTTAACCTTTATCATCATTCCATTGGCTCTTTCTCATGGGAAACtcaaacaaaaaggaaaataaaaaaaattgtaatggAAGAAGGCTCAGAAGGATCCATTGGTGAATTTTCTAATCAGAGTTTTACTCATAAAATAGGTAGATTTTTCATCATCACTGCCTTCACTTCCAAACACTAACTACTACTACAAAATCAATGATCAAAAGATTGAAAGAAATCCcgaaatttgaaaaagaaaattgaaaaaaatcaaagaaaatttgaaacatgAGAGTGGAGAAGGAGAACGGTTACTAGGGGACATATATACAACGATGGAAGTAGCTAGCTAGGGTTTACGTTAGGGAATTATTGAGTTGGGCCCAATGGGTTTTCCCCAAATCAACAGTATGGGCCTTGTGAATTGTTTCATATTCGGCCTATTAAAGTTTCAGGTATGACCTGGCGTTTTTATTGCTTAAACCGAGTTAATCAAATCTTACAAATTATCCGAATTTTAACCAAATTAGTCTGattaaaaattttggttttgtattaaaatcaaacttatcaaatttaataaaataattcgatATTTTAACTAAGTAAAACTAAGTGGGGGTTATTGGTTCTagtattttaatggatttagaAATTTCAACAGATTTGGAATTTTTTGATAAATCCACTGattgtaaaatcaaataaatggaTTTCATAAGAATTcaaataagatttcaaaatcaagtAAGTAGATTTATTATAAATCAACCAAATGGATTTACGAGAGATGAGACCAGCTTATTAGTATTGTATTTGTTTGAATTCAATATGAGAAGAAAGATGTATATTCTATAGGCtcaaaaaaacattttggaggaaagaaatcaaagaaacatttaaataacaataatcaTTTGATATAACAGAGAAGAAACTAAAGTAGCAATAATCATCTACTACTCATGAAATAATTAATGACAGAAACAAACAAGAAATTAAGGAATTTCTCTCTACCTCTCTCtttgaagtttttaaaatgtttaaacagAAGATGGTTAACGTGCAAGACGCTGAGTCGCTGACGTTAATGATTATCTTCGTTTTAAACAGTGAGCTGTCAATCtttatttttagattcataGTGGATTGTTTGAACTACAATCTCCTTTCTGTATTTTATCTGGGAAATTTAACTTTTCCAATGCAGAGAGTGTTATTGATTAGCTCATTTCAAATTCAGAAAGTGTTGTATATTGAAAGAAAATCAAGCACTACAAAAGTTAACAAAGGCAgcaaaaacttgaaaaattgCGGTCAGTTTACTTAACATGTAATTTTACGTACAACTTTCATCCTATTATTCAGGATGTCATGATAAAGTTGGATGGAGAAGAGCTTAATGTGTTCTGACGAGGTTGTAGCTGTAGGTGGTGTGGGGTTCATGACTTCGTGAACAGAAAATAAATTGTGATgttgagaaattttttttaaaagtcaaTATTACAAATCTAAGAGAAATAACAAGGTTTACCTTTGTATTTGTTCCTTTGTATTTTGAGAGTAAAACCCCTTACAAATCCATTGAAATATAGTTTCAAATCAAATCCTTAAATAAATTCTTGTtattgaataacacttgatttcaaaatctattttaaaatcatataaccaataacacttgatttgcatatagattttaaaatcataaaaccaataacacttgatttggtttggatttctaaatccactaaaatatacaaaccaataacacccTCTAAAATctaattgaaattttaaatcttcggtttagtttggtataacttttagaaaatcgagttttgttttgttcagtttaataatattttatggaaAACCGAACTAACCGAAAATCGAATCAACCAAACCAGACCAACAATATTGAACCGAACTCCATCCCTACGTGAAAGTGAGTGGTTGGAGGAAAATAAAACAACGCAACAAGTCTAGCTAGAGACCTTATCATcaactcatcatcatcatcaaaaacCATCCAACATGCCAAGTAGGAGTTTTGAAGAGGACAAGGAACAATGGCGAAGTCACTCCTTTGTTCTTCAGCGCTAACCTCATTCTTCTCCTCCACTCTCTCTTCATCAACTTCTTCCAGGAACAACCAAATCGCATGCTCAGGAAACATCAAGAACCAGACACCGTCTCTGTCATGGAACAGACGAGAGTTGTCGCTTGGTTTTATGAGCAGCTTTCTCGCGGTTGGTCTCGTTGGTAACGACAGAAGAAGCAGCGACGCGAATGCAGCGATTCTCGAAGCTGATGACGATGAAGAGCTTCTGGAGAAAGTGAAGCAAGACCGGAAAAAGAGGATTGAGAGACAAGCTGTTCTTAACTCTGCTGTTAAAGAAAAGGGTACTTCTTGTAATCTTTGTCTCTGTGTCTGCATTGCAAAAACTTGTTATGTTGTGTCTATGTGTTGTTGGTTAGAAAATTGCAAACTTTGGGTTGTGTTTAGAAAAAAGTTACAAACTTTGAAGCTACTTCATTGTGATATTAATTGGTTTATTCACCTAAAAGCATTTAGTGTGTGTGTTGTGTTGCAGGGTATTTGCAGGATCTTGTTTACAATTTAAGCAAAGTAGGACAAGCCATTGAGAACAATGATCTACCAGCTGCAGGTTTGGTTTTGGGGAATGGCAGTGATACCGAATGGGTCAAAACAGCTAACTTGGCTTTCACAAAGGTCCATATCTCTCTTTACAGAAGTTCAAGACTTTGTGTTAATGGTTTGGTTACTTAATGTTGAAGCTTTCTCCTTTGTGTTCTTATGACAGTTGAGTGCAAGTCCAGAAGAGAATACAGAGGTGGAAACATTTAATTCATCTTTAGCTTCTCTTGTTACATCAGGTTCGTTCTTATTCTTCTTTAACTTCACCATTCACAACAAACATATATTATCTATCCATTTAAACCATATTAAAGATGTTTTTGAAACGTGTTTACGCAGTGAACAAGAACGATCTAGAGTCATCTAAGCTCGCGTTCGTGTCATCGGCTAGTGCACTTGAGAAATGGTCGAGCTTGACTGGTCTTTTAGGACAGCTCAAGGGCATCTGATAGGCTGCCTACCATTTGTCTACTTTTGTTTGTAATTTTCTGAAGATTGTCAACAAAAGAAAGAATATCCTTTGAAAGTTATATCCTCTTAACATCTTTGGCTATCATTCTTTATACATTTGTTCGTACTTGCCTTGCATTAGCAAACtttttttaagaattaaaaAGACAACAAGATTTGAATGctaattaaaaaaagatatttaaaccaaacaattttaattataaaattattaatgtatATTGATGATTTTacatcaaataattttatcatcttATGTTTGTGCCAATACTAAATAGTTTCAGGAAAATTCATATGTTAAAGCTTTATTTCTATTGTTCAAAAGATGTAATTTTAAtcttcataaataattttaatttattattgtaaaaatatcaatgaactattatttaaagtttaaaccaCCAGATTGAAAGGTTTTCCACAGGTCACCACAGGAAAGGGtttataattagttatattttggttactataattcaaaaatcagaaaaatcttaaccaaaaccGGATTGAACATGTACCGTTGTCCTACCGAATTTTACATCAATAGAACCCCCATTAACGGACAAAGCATGCCGATTTAAAGCATATCAAAACTACCTGAACCCGGTAGCAACCAAGGAATGTGATGTTAGTACTAGATAGCTTGAGTCACATGGCTGTTAGTACGTACGTCCTTGTTTTGATCTTTTCTCTAATGACATTGAATGCTTTATTAAAAAACTATACCCCATAACCAGATGAAtgtaaaaacaaacaaatattcaAACGTTTTCAACTTTGAATAAATCATCCTAAGAAGACAAGTCAATATTGGTTTGCGACGGTCTTGTAAATGCATCATTTATCTgttttaacaatatattaaaCATTGATGACAATACTTGAAATGCTCTGTTTTTAACAGTATAAATACCATCACTACTTGTGTTTTGATTCCATCACCTTCAGCTTCAACATCAAACACATCACATCgagtctctttctctcccaGTCTTCAAATAGTTTCTTAGTAACCAAACTAATGGCTGGTATCAAGGTTTTTGGAAACGCTGCTTCCATTTCCACCAGGAGAGTCCTCCTCGCCCTCCACGAGAAGAACCTCGACTTTGAGCTCGTTAATGTTGAGCTCAAGGACGGTGAGCACAAGAAAGAGCCTTTCCTCTCCCGCAACGTAAGTATATCTATATATGTGTTGCTCTAAGACGAGACCAACCATTTCAATGAATTTTTTGCGTTTGTTTGATACTGCAGCCTTTTGGTAAAGTCCCAGCCTTTGAAGATGGAGACCTCAAGCTCTTCGGTAAGAACGTTTTCGTGCACCAGCTCTTTGGTTAAGGTCGATATGATtttcaaacaaattttattttgggtAAATTCTACAAGATTTATGTCAGACCGGACTAACcgcaaaccaaactaaaccgaactaACCACATGCATAGAAAAGAAAAGTTCACTAACATAATTTGGTTTTTTTGTGTAGAATCAAGAGCTATTACTCAGTACATAGCTCACCGATACGAAGGCCAAGGAACCAACCTTCTCCCAGCCGACTACAAGAACCCAGCCCACTATGCGATCATGGCCATTGGATTGGAAGTAGAAGCTCACCAGTTCGACCCGGTGGCTTCAAAGCTTGCTTGGGAGCAAGTGTtcaagaacttctatggcttgaCCACAGACAAAGCCGTTGTTGCAGAAGAAGAGGCCAAGTTAGCCAAGGTCCTTGATGTCTACGAGGCTAGGCTCAAGGAGTTCAAGTATTTGGCTGGTGAAACTTTTACTCTGACAGATCTTCACCACATTCCTGTGATTCAATACTTGCTTGGAACTCCCACCAAGAAGCTTTTCACCGAGCGTCCACGTGTCAACGAGTGGGTGGCTGAGATCACCAAGAGGCCAGCTTCCCAGAAGATCCTCCAGTGAGAAACATAATGGTCCTGCTTCAGTCACAATAATATAGTCGAGAGAAAATAAGTGGCTGCCTGTTGTGTCCTGTTTTTGTTCTCAGTTGTGTGTGTGTTCTTGAGAGATCTTTGTTGAATCAAAAACTATGTATCTAATTTTCAAACCCTCTTTAATAAAACAACATATTTAGTTTTATGGTACATTGATTGTGATGCCTTAACTACAAAGTTACTGATTAGTGAGAATAGTATAGGAAGACTTTTAATGCAAGTTTGATTGACCTAAGACTTTGGACGTTCTTATCCTTTAAATGTCTCATCGCTTTGTCTGAAATGACATGTAAAAGATCGTCTTTAGCTTCAGACAAAACAAAAGACACATAAGATTTCTGGAATTATTTACATAAGATTAGTTAAGAGGCTTTCTTCACCGCCTTAAGATGCTAGATGAAGCAAGCTGGTCTTTTGTCTCTAATGGGTTTGCTCAACTCGTTCCTCACTTTCTTGACTTTACAACTACTAAATGAATTGGGGGCAAACACATATACTATTTGCCTCTGGTCATCCCCATAGTTAAGAGGCTTTTGAAAGCTCATGTACCATTAGTactatattttacataaatCTCAATTTATCAAAGTGAGTAAAAAACATGAACTAAATCGAGTAATAATAAAGATCCTTCGCCAGCATTCATCAGTAGAGAGAGTTTCTGACGTATTCAGCACATGATGTACTTGTCAAAACCTTCAGGGAGTAGCACAAAGCAACAACTATGGTTTCCAAGTTTGACCATTCGGGAGAACCTTCACTCACTACCGATTCTACACATTGGGTGATTATCAACAAGAGTAACTGGATTCATCAAAGGCTATGTGATTTTCCTATGCTAAACACGATGGAGATGACTCGATCATTATACAATCTTATGAGCTTGGAAGGTgttatgtaaaataatatttttttctaaaataataatttttcgtAGTagtatttatctaaaataataattttattattttgttaatcaattttgagaatttatataaataatattatttacttatat includes:
- the LOC108824230 gene encoding thylakoid lumenal 16.5 kDa protein, chloroplastic, which encodes MAKSLLCSSALTSFFSSTLSSSTSSRNNQIACSGNIKNQTPSLSWNRRELSLGFMSSFLAVGLVGNDRRSSDANAAILEADDDEELLEKVKQDRKKRIERQAVLNSAVKEKGYLQDLVYNLSKVGQAIENNDLPAAGLVLGNGSDTEWVKTANLAFTKLSASPEENTEVETFNSSLASLVTSVNKNDLESSKLAFVSSASALEKWSSLTGLLGQLKGI
- the LOC108826124 gene encoding glutathione S-transferase F3, giving the protein MAGIKVFGNAASISTRRVLLALHEKNLDFELVNVELKDGEHKKEPFLSRNPFGKVPAFEDGDLKLFESRAITQYIAHRYEGQGTNLLPADYKNPAHYAIMAIGLEVEAHQFDPVASKLAWEQVFKNFYGLTTDKAVVAEEEAKLAKVLDVYEARLKEFKYLAGETFTLTDLHHIPVIQYLLGTPTKKLFTERPRVNEWVAEITKRPASQKILQ